A stretch of the Malus domestica chromosome 08, GDT2T_hap1 genome encodes the following:
- the LOC103450116 gene encoding adenine nucleotide transporter BT1, chloroplastic/mitochondrial-like, translated as MVRKQIQVFDDKSDGFLSVGNLGNLGFQWSPQEGGYHPGGLFASVSQVGVGFGVSPDPPNPRSDGGAVKLPYAEQYMKYVEGIKNFGVGEEKGVVKNKKGGLKLKIKIANPSLRRLISGAVAGAVSRTAVAPLETIRTHLMVGSSGHSTTEVFNNIMKTDGWKGLFRGNLVNVIRVAPSKAIELFAYDTVNKQLQPKPGEQPKLPIPASLIAGACAGVSSTICTYPLELLKTRLTIQRGVYDGLLDAFLKIVREEGPGELYRGLAPSLIGVIPYAATNYFAYDTLRKAYRKFLKQEKIGNIETLLIGSAAGAISSTATFPLEVARKQMQVGALGGRQYTNVLHALASILEHEGVQGLYKGLGPSCMKLVPAAGISFMCYEACKRILVEGKEEE; from the exons ATGGTTAGGAAGCAAATTCAAGTTTTCGATGATAAGAGTGATGGGTTTCTCTCTGTTGGCAATTTGGGAAATTTGGGATTTCAATGGAGTCCCCAAGAGGGGGGTTACCATCCCGGAGGCTTATTTGCAAGCGTTAGCCAAGTGGGGGTGGGGTTTGGGGTCTCGCCGGACCCTCCCAATCCACGCAGTGATGGCGGGGCCGTGAAGCTTCCGTATGCCGAGCAGTACATGAAGTATGTGGAGGGGATTAAGAATTTTGGGGTTGGGGAAGAGAAAGGGGTGGTGAAGAATAAGAAGGGTGGTCTCAAATTGAAGATTAAGATTGCAAACCCTTCACTGAGGAGACTAATAAGTGGTGCAGTAGCCGGGGCAGTTTCACGCACGGCTGTGGCGCCCTTGGAGACGATAAGGACGCATTTGATGGTCGGGAGTAGTGGGCATTCTACTACTGAGGTGTTCAATAATATAATGAAGACTGATGGGTGGAAGGGGTTGTTTAGAGGAAATCTAGTCAATGTGATTCGGGTTGCACCGAGCAAGGCGATAGAG CTGTTTGCTTATGATACGGTTAACAAGCAACTGCAACCAAAACCTGGAGAGCAGCCCAAACTTCCAATTCCTGCCTCATTAATTGCAGGTGCTTGTGCTGGAGTGAGCTCAACAATTTGCACATACCCTCTTGAGTTACTTAAGACGCGGCTAACCATTCAG AGAGGCGTTTATGATGGCCTTTTGGATGCATTCTTAAAAATAGTGCGAGAAGAGGGACCGGGAGAGCTTTACAGAGGTCTTGCCCCTAGTCTTATTGGAGTAATTCCATATGCTGCCACCAATTACTTTGCTTATGATACATTACGGAAAGCCTATCGCAAGTTTCTCAAACAGGAGAAGATTGGAAACATTGAAACCCTTTTAATTGGATCAGCAGCCGGTGCTATTTCAAGTACTGCAACTTTCCCACTTGAAGTGGCACGCAAACAGATGCAGGTAGGAGCCCTCGGTGGGAGGCAGTATACGAATGTGCTTCACGCCCTCGCCAGTATACTTGAGCATGAGGGGGTTCAGGGTTTATACAAGGGGCTAGGGCCGAGCTGCATGAAGTTGGTGCCTGCAGCAGGGATTTCATTCATGTGCTACGAAGCATGCAAGAGGATACTGGTAGAAGGAAAAGAGGAAGAATAG
- the LOC103430334 gene encoding uncharacterized protein At2g34160-like, whose protein sequence is MEGLAEGVNNLRITDASYNKKKNRIQVSNTKKPLFFYVNLAKRYMQHNNEVELSALGMAIATVVTIAEILKNNGLALEKRIMTSTIDMREDAGGRPIQKAKIEILLGKSEKFDEIMAADADADAAAAAEEGIEYE, encoded by the exons aTGGAGGGTCTCGCAGAAGGAGTGAACAACTTGCGAATTACAGACGCATCatacaacaagaagaagaatcGCATCCAAGTCTCCAACACCAAAAAGCCCCTCTTCTTCTACGTCAATCTCGCCAAg AGGTACATGCAGCACAACAATGAGGTGGAGCTCTCCGCTCTTGGAATGG CTATTGCCACAGTTGTTACCATTGCTGAGATTCTGAAGAACAATGGATTGGCTTTGGAGAAGA GAATCATGACTTCTACAATTGACATGAGGGAAGATGCAGGAGGGCGGCCCATTCAAAAGGCAAAG ATTGAAATACTGCTTGGAAAGTCAGAGAAGTTCGACGAGATAATGGCTGCTGATGCTGATGCTGATGCAGCtgctgcggccgaggaaggcaTTGAGTATGAGTAG
- the LOC103430335 gene encoding cellulose synthase A catalytic subunit 1 [UDP-forming] has protein sequence MEANAGLVAGSYKRNELVRIRHDSDSSSKPVKNLNGQICQICGDTVGLTATGDVFVACNECAFPVCRPCYEYERKDGNQACPQCKTRYKRHKGSPRVDGDDDEDDIDDLENEFNYTQGTSNARRQWQGEDADLSSSSRHESQQPIPLLTNGQSVSGEIPCATPDNQSVRTTSGPLDPRQPVPVRIVDPSKDLNSYGLGNVDWKERVEGWKLKQDKSMMQMTSRYAEGKGDMEGTGSNGEELQMADDARQPLSRIVPISSSHLTPYRVVIILRLIILGFFLQYRATHPVKDAYPLWLTSVICEIWFALSWLLDQFPKWFPINRETYLDRLTLRYDRDGEPSQLAPIDVFVSTVDPMKEPPLVTANTVLSILSVDYPVDKVSCYVSDDGSAMLTFESLSETAEFARKWVPFCKKHNIEPRAPEFYFAQKIDYLKDKIQPSFVKERRAMKREYEEFKVRINALVAKAQKMPEEGWTMQDGTPWPGNNPRDHPGMIQVFLGHSGGLDTDGNELPRLVYVSREKRPGFQHHKKAGAMNALIRVSAVLTNGAYLLNVDCDHYFNNSKALKEAMCFMMDPAYGKKTCYVQFPQRFDGIDLHDRYANRNIVFFDINLKGLDGIQGPVYVGTGCCFNRQALYGYDPVLTEEDLQPNIIVKSCCGSRKKNKTSNKKYIDKKRAVKRTESTIPIFNMEDIEEGVEGYDDERTLLMSQKSLEKRFGQSPVFIAATFMEQGGIPPTTNPATLLKEAIHVISCGYEDKSEWGKEIGWIYGSVTEDILTGFKMHARGWISVYCMPPRPAFKGSAPINLSDRLNQVLRWALGSIEILLSRHCPIWYGYNGKLKLLERLAYINTIVYPLTSIPLIAYCLLPAFCLLTEKFIIPEISNFASMWFILLFVSIIATGILELRWSGVSIDDWWRNEQFWIIGGTSAHLFAVFQGLLKVLAGIDTNFTVTSKSSDEDGDFAELYVFKWTSLLIPPTTVLLVNIVGIVAGVSYAINSGYQSWGPLFGKLFFALWVVAHLYPFLKGLLGRQNRTPTIVIVWSILLASIFSLLWVRIDPFTSDKTKAATNGQCGINC, from the exons ATGGAAGCCAATGCAGGACTGGTGGCCGGCTCTTACAAGAGGAACGAGCTCGTTCGGATTCGCCACGATTCTGATAGCTCG TCCAAACCCGTAAAGAATCTGAACGGGCAGATATGTCAGATCTGTGGTGATACTGTTGGTCTTACAGCCACTGGTGATGTCTTTGTTGCCTGCAATGAGTGTGCCTTTCCAGTCTGTCGACCTTGTTATGAGTATGAGAGGAAAGATGGAAACCAGGCTTGCCCACAGTGCAAGACTAGATATAAAAGGCACAAAG GGAGTCCTCGAGTGGATGGAGATGACGATGAGGATGACATTGATGATCTGGAGAATGAGTTCAATTATACACAAGGAACTAGCAATGCCAGGCGCCAGTGGCAAGGAGAAGATGCTGATCTCTCATCTTCCTCGAGACATGAATCTCAACAGCCGATTCCCCTTTTAACCAATGGGCAGTCG GTGTCTGGTGAGATTCCTTGTGCCACACCGGACAACCAGTCTGTGCGAACTACATCAGGTCCTTTGGATCCACGACAGCCAG TTCCAGTGAGAATAGTGGACCCGTCAAAGGACTTGAATTCTTATGGGCTAGGAAATGTTGACTGGAAAGAAAGGGTTGAAGGCTGGAAACTCAAACAGGACAAAAGTATGATGCAGATGACTAGTAGATACGCTGAAGGAAAGGGGGACATGGAAGGCACTGGTTCAAATGGTGAAGAACTCCAAAT GGCTGATGATGCTAGACAACCTTTGAGTCGCATTGTGCCTATTTCTTCATCCCATTTGACACCTTACCGTGTTGTGATCATACTCCGGCTAATTATTCTGGGTTTCTTCTTGCAATACCGTGCAACTCACCCAGTGAAAGATGCATATCCATTATGGTTAACATCAGTCATCTGTGAGATTTGGTTTGCTTTATCCTGGCTTCTGGATCAGTTTCCGAAATGGTTTCCCATTAACCGTGAGACCTATCTTGATAGGCTCACACTGAG GTATGATCGTGATGGGGAGCCATCCCAGTTAGCCCCCATAGATGTGTTCGTCAGTACAGTGGATCCCATGAAAGAGCCTCCTCTGGTTACGGCTAACACTGTTTTGTCCATACTTTCTGTGGATTACCCAGTGGACAAAGTCTCTTGCTATGTGTCTGATGATGGGTCCGCAATGCTAACATTTGAATCCCTTTCTGAAACTGCGGAGTTTGCTAGGAAGTGGGTGCCTTTTTGCAAGAAACACAACATTGAACCTAGAGCCCCTGAGTTTTATTTTGCCCAAAAGATTGATTACTTAAAGGACAAGATACAGCCTTCTTTCGTAAAAGAGCGTAGAGCAATGAAG AGAGAGTATGAAGAATTCAAGGTTCGGATCAATGCCCTAGTTGCCAAGGCACAGAAGATGCCTGAAGAAGGTTGGACAATGCAGGATGGGACTCCATGGCCTGGGAACAACCCTAGAGACCATCCAGGAATGATCCAG GTCTTCTTAGGCCACAGTGGTGGCCTTGATACTGATGGCAATGAACTGCCTCGACTTGTTTATGTTTCTCGTGAGAAGCGACCTGGATTCCAGCATCACAAGAAAGCTGGAGCAATGAATGCATTG ATTCGAGTTTCAGCCGTTCTGACAAACGGTGCATATCTTTTAAACGTCGATTGTGATCACTACTTCAATAACAGTAAAGCTCTTAAGGAAGCCATGTGTTTCATGATGGACCCAGCTTATGGGAAGAAGACCTGCTATGTCCAGTTCCCTCAGCGATTTGATGGCATTGATTTGCACGATAGATATGCCAATCGGAACATTGTCTTCTTTGAT ATCAACTTGAAAGGGCTGGATGGCATCCAGGGTCCAGTCTATGTGGGAACTGGTTGCTGTTTCAACAGACAAGCTCTGTATGGGTATGATCCGGTTTTGACCGAGGAAGATTTGCAGCCAAACATTATTGTCAAGAGTTGTTGTGGTTCAAGAAAGAAGAACAAGACTAGCAATAAGAAGTATATTGACAAGAAGAGGGCGGTCAAAAGAACAGAATCCACCATTCCCATTTTCAATATGGAAGACATTGAGGAGGGTGTTGAAG GTTATGATGATGAGAGGACTCTTCTTATGTCTCAGAAGAGCTTAGAGAAGCGTTTTGGTCAATCACCAGTTTTTATTGCAGCCACATTCATGGAACAAGGAGGCATTCCACCTACAACCAATCCTGCAACTCTTTTGAAGGAAGCCATACATGTTATTAGCTGTGGATATGAAGACAAGAGTGAATGGGGAAAAGAG ATTGGATGGATCTATGGCTCTGTGACTGAAGATATTTTAACTGGGTTTAAGATGCATGCTCGTGGTTGGATATCAGTCTATTGCATGCCTCCCCGCCCAGCATTTAAAGGTTCTGCTCCCATCAATCTTTCTGATCGTTTGAACCAAGTGCTTCGATGGGCCTTGGGTTCCATTGAAATTCTGCTCAGCAGGCATTGTCCCATATGGTATGGCTACAATgggaagttgaagcttttggagAGACTTGCATACATCAATACCATCgtttaccctctcacatccATACCACTGATTGCCTACTGTTTGCTTCCTGCCTTTTGCCTGCTCACAGAAAAGTTTATCATTCCTGAG ATAAGTAACTTTGCTAGCATGTGGTTCATTCTGCTCTTTGTTTCCATTATTGCAACCGGTATTCTTGAGCTAAGGTGGAGTGGAGTCAGTATTGATGACTGGTGGAGAAATGAACAGTTCTGGATCATTGGTGGAACATCAGCTCATCTCTTCGCTGTCTTCCAAGGTCTCCTGAAAGTTCTTGCTGGGATTGATACCAACTTCACTGTCACGTCAAAGTCATCTGATGAGGATGGGGATTTTGCTGAGCTCTACGTGTTCAAATGGACATCACTGCTCATCCCTCCAACCACGGTTCTTCTTGTGAACATAGTAGGTATTGTGGCTGGTGTTTCATATGCCATAAATAGCGGTTACCAATCTTGGGGTCCACTTTTTGGCAAACTGTTTTTCGCCTTATGGGTCGTAGCACATCTGTATCCATTCTTGAAGGGTCTGTTGGGTCGGCAAAATCGTACCCCTACAATTGTCATCGTGTGGTCTATCCTTCTTGCTTCAATATTTTCCTTGTTATGGGTGCGCATCGACCCATTCACTtcagacaaaacaaaagctgcAACAAACGGTCAATGTGGCATCAACTGTTAG